The Polyangium mundeleinium genome contains the following window.
GCGGCCGGCCGACGAGGTCAGCCGTCAGGTGCGGCTGCATCAGGCGGTGGGCCGGGAGGCGACGCAGAGCGAGCTCCGCGTGGGCGAGCTGCAAGAGGTCATCGATTTCCGCGTGATTGCCACGGAAGCGCCTTCCAAGGAAGCACACCTCCATTCGCCGCACCTCGGCATGCGAGTCGCCGCCGCGCACCGCGCCGCGCTCGTCCCCGAGCGCAAGAAGGTGCAGATCCTCGTCTCCGACGGACTGAGCGCCGAGGCCGTCCACCACAATGCCGGCGACTTGCTCCCCGTCCTCCTCGACGGCTTGAACGCCCGCGGCATCCCCATGGGCAAACCCCTCCTGGCCCCGAACGGGCGCGTGAAGCTCGCCGAGGACGTCGCCGAGCTCGTCCAATGCGACCTCGTGATCTGCCTGATCGGCGAGCGTCCCGGCGGCGACGCCCTCGCGTCGCGCAGCCTTTCGGCCTACCTCGTGTACTGCTTGCGCGACGACGACACGAGGCGAAAGGCCGCCGTGTTCAGCGGCAATCCCGAGGCGCGCTTCGAATACACGGTGATCTCGAACATCTACGCGGGCGGGCTCCCGCCGATCGAAGCGGGCGGCGTCATCGCCGAGAAGGTGTTCGAGGTGCTGGAGCGCCGCGCGGCAGGCAATCGCCTGGAGGCGTTGCTCTCGGCTTGAGGCTGGAAGGAAGGGCGGCGGAGGGAATTCGGGTCAGGGCACCACGCGCTTCGCCGTCGCGTTCACCGTGACCGGGCCGGCGCCGATCGTCGGGCACCAGCATTTCTTGTACGTGAGCGTGCCCGTCGCGTCGTCGCCATGGATCTGCAGCGTGAGCGCGCGCTCCTCGCATTGACCCTCGCCGGAGAAGCAATACGACGTTTCACTTTCGAGGGTGAGGGTACATCCGTCCATCGAGACCTCGCCCGTCGCCGTGTACGTGGCCGGCTCGGGGGGCATCGGGTTGCACGAATGCATGGGCATCGTGTCGTCACCCTCGAAGGTGACGCTGATCGAGACGTCGGACGCGTTGGGCGTGACCGTCAAGACATCCCCCGTGGGGACGCACCCGTCCATGTCTTTTTCGTACGTGATTTGCCATTTGCCCGCGGCGGAGCAGGGACCCGGGGTTCCGCCGCCCGCGCCGCCGGTCCCACCGTTGCCACCTGAGCCGCCGGACGCGCCGGCGCCCCCATTGCCGGTGTCGCCGCCGTCGCCCCCGCAGGCGGGGACCACGAAAAGCGCGAGGGTTGCTGCAAGAAATGCGGAAGAGAACGCAAGAGAAGGTCGCATGGGCCGAGGATAGCCGCCGGGGGCGGAGCTCGCCAGGCCGCAAAACTGCTCTCGCGCGGGAGGGGAAGGGGCTCTTCGTTTTACGGGGCGAGGCGGCGAATCTCGCCGAGCACGCGGTAGAACCCGCCGCCCGCGACTTCGCGCACCTCGTCGACGACGTACTTGGCGCCCTCGACGCGGATGTTGCGCGGGAACTGGCAGTTGTACGACGACTTGAAGCCCGGCGAGACGATCCGCACGCGGAGCTTGCCGCCTTGCTTCACGCATTCGACGATCACGCCCTTCGACGTGTCGCGCGTGGTCTCGAGCTGCGTCGAGGGGATCTCCTCGACCTTCGCCGGGGCCTTGATGTCGCGCGGCGTGGGCACCTCGCCCGCCTGCGCCTTCTGGATCGCCTCCTCGCTCGCGTCGATGCAGGCGAGCGAGCCGTCGGTCGTGACGATGTAGAGCCGCTCGTCGCGGTATTGCATCGAGTACGCCGAGCCGCACCCGGTCGCGAGCTTCCACAGGCGCTTGCCGGTCGCGTCGAAGCAATAAATGGTAGAGCTCGAGTCGCCGCCGAAGATGTACTTGCCGCCGGGCGAGGCCGCGCAGGAGTAGACCGTGTCGTCGCAATCGCAGACCACGCCGGGCTTGCCGCCCTTCGTGAAGACGTAGACCTTGTCGTCGGTCGTGCCGGCGTAGACGTCCGAGGCCTCCTGCCAGCCGAAGAGCACCGAGCCGCCCGTCTTCGCCTCCCAGACCGATTTCCCGTCCTTCCAGGCGTACTTCGTCACGCCCGCAGAATGGCCGTGGTAGACGCCATTCTCGTCGGCGCGCACCATCCAGCCGCTCGAACCCTTGCTCTTCTTGCGCCAGTTCGTCTCGTTCTCATGATCGAAGATCGCGATGTTGCCGTCGGCGTCGGAGACGCAGAGCTTGCCGCGGTAGATGTCGATCCAGAAGATGTCGACGTTCTCCTCGACCTCGTACGCGAGGCGCGGGACGTGGCCGCCGAGGTCGTAGACGTTGCCGTCGTCGCAGCCGGCATAACGCCAGTCGTCGTCGGCGATGATGCATTTCACGCCGTCGGGGAGCTTGTATTGCTGCTCGATCGTGCCGTCGGCGGTCACGGCGAACACGGCGCCGCTCTGGTTGCCGACCCAGAAGAGCTTCGTGTCGATGTAGATGCCGAGCGCGGCCGCGCCCGAGGAGAATTTCCACAAGACGGGCGCGCGCTTCGCCGTCGAGGGCTTGCTCATGATGGTCCGGCGCGTGACGGCGCGCTTTTGCCGCACGCCCATCACGGCCGCCCCGTAGCCCTTCTTCTTTTTCTCGTTGATCTTCTTCTGCGCGAATGCAGTCGCCTCGGCCGCCGTGCGGAACGTCTGCTCCTG
Protein-coding sequences here:
- a CDS encoding WGR domain-containing protein is translated as MATKRTPSTTKKSARKASPSAASTRTTSAPRTSAARAPAPAAKRSRTAASSGRTTAAAAAPAAAAPAAAAPAPAPAAAAPAAADPNRTYLELSEDGGGSHKFYEVLIKGTKVSIRYGRIGDSGQKQEQTFRTAAEATAFAQKKINEKKKKGYGAAVMGVRQKRAVTRRTIMSKPSTAKRAPVLWKFSSGAAALGIYIDTKLFWVGNQSGAVFAVTADGTIEQQYKLPDGVKCIIADDDWRYAGCDDGNVYDLGGHVPRLAYEVEENVDIFWIDIYRGKLCVSDADGNIAIFDHENETNWRKKSKGSSGWMVRADENGVYHGHSAGVTKYAWKDGKSVWEAKTGGSVLFGWQEASDVYAGTTDDKVYVFTKGGKPGVVCDCDDTVYSCAASPGGKYIFGGDSSSTIYCFDATGKRLWKLATGCGSAYSMQYRDERLYIVTTDGSLACIDASEEAIQKAQAGEVPTPRDIKAPAKVEEIPSTQLETTRDTSKGVIVECVKQGGKLRVRIVSPGFKSSYNCQFPRNIRVEGAKYVVDEVREVAGGGFYRVLGEIRRLAP